The Gossypium hirsutum isolate 1008001.06 chromosome D03, Gossypium_hirsutum_v2.1, whole genome shotgun sequence genomic interval ttaaaaaattaataaataaatttaatcgagtttaaattcaaactcaaactcaaaacaaaaatatttaatcaaGCTCCAACTTACCACTCGAAAATTGACTTCACTCACCACCCATCAAAGTTCAAACCATACTAAATAGCAAGGAATGGGACGTATTTTCCCAAGTGGACCAAATGTGGTGTGCGAATGGCTAGCTTTTAGGGCTCCACCATTCACATTTGTGTAGTTGGATGTGGCCCCCTCTCATTGTGGATTTGGGGTCCAGGATTGGGAAGCATTTGATGTCTCACAATGGACGCTACATCTGTCAAAATTCTATATGAACTCGAAATTTTATGATCAACATATTTGACAGGTGGTGTATTGAatcaaattaattcatttaatagaGTTAACTCTATGGTTTTATTTGAATCTTTTAAATAGTATGTAGATTAATctgatttatttaataatagggtaattaatttaatttaattttttataagagAAAATTGAAGAGGTGCTCTCACAAAAACTTTTCATTCATTCGTACAAATTTGATTAAAGCGTAAAAAtatcttaatttaaataaaaaattataaattaataaatgaaactTAACTATCAGACTTAAAAATAACTTAGATAAAAAATTGCAATACTTAACATCTGAATTAACACGAATTTATTTGACTTCACCCAAAACCAATTAAATCAGACATCCAATTTAAAGGAGTTTATTTGACATGAGTTTATTATTTCTTAAATGGTAATTGGATGGTATAGTTGAAACCAAATAAGGGGAGATGAGAGTTGagagttgagagttgagactatAATTGTTAATTAAGTGGgtgaatttaaataatgttaatataggctttaaatttttttaggtatTTTGATCAAATTATGTTCGAATTATTCAAGGTTGAGGAACATGTTTTTTGAGTTGCGTCATTATAAGTTTAGATGATTTCGTGTTACTTGTTCAAGTCATTTCAAGTTTGTTCAAGTCATTTCAAGTTCAAGTTTTTTCTAAACGAgtttaaataattttgatttaGGTCAATTTGGGTTCGAAGTGTTGACTTTCAAGATCAAATTGAGATAGGACGTGTTTGAATTTGGGTTGAATAGATCAAATTTAGAATTCAAGTTAATTGAAATGAATTTTCAAGTTCGGGTTAAAATTGAAAACTATACATATATGGTCTCCATGGTGAAAACTATACATATATGGTCTCCATGGTACATGTAAAATACTTTATATTCATAAGGAATCAGAATAATAAAGCAAGATAAGCGTTCTTTAGTAAATGTTCTTTTTCTGTCTGACGCAACAACGAATGGTCTTTTCATACCTATATACCTAACTATATTATATATAGTGCAGATATTTTCCTTTACCATCAAAACCAAACACCAGCAAAAAGGTTGAAGGAAACCTAGGATAGAGATAATGATGTTTAACTAAATTGCATTGCATGCAGGCATGTCGGCATATGTAATTTACAAAAGAAATCCACAGAAAACAAATATCACTCTCACACTATCATTGAAGAGAGATTATAACCAAAGAATAGCTATGGCACATGATAATGCCTAGAAGATCCTAACAAATTGGGTTCAACTCTAACCTAATGCATTCAAGGGTGAATctgatgatttttcaaatcttCATAACTTATCATTACTACAACCAGACTAAAGCCTTCTAATTCTTGCCACTAATAGAGAAAATATgtacaaatattataaataagcAACAACAGGTATTGATAATATATGAAGCTTAAGGAGATGGGGATTATAGCCAGTTTTCTTGTTAACTTACAAATTTGAAGAATGGGTATTTGAAAGCAATCACTTCTTTCCCTTTGCCTTTGCCTCTTCAACGGTAGCCTTAGCAGCAGCCTTGGCTAGCACGGTAGCTTTAAAAGAATTTTTGGGGTTTAGTGCCTTTCGGATTTTAAATGCAGCCCATGCTGTTCCCACAGCATGCCCTGCAGCATCAAGCCCTTCGCTAGCTGCCTCAGCTGCTTTTTCTCCATACCTGCAGAAAGGATAAGCTCTAAATTCGTGTCTCTTTCTTAATTGGCAAGAGAGTTCAGAGTAAGAGAAGAGACTTTGTATAAAATTGTCCTTGAAGCAAGGGCATAGCTCTCTGTGTGTGGGAGTGTTTGAGTGCATGGACCTATGCGTTAGGCATAAAGAGCAGAGTAGAACTCCTATTGTTAATGCCAATAAAAAACTTGAGTAAAATCTCAGAGGCAAATGGATTACAACACTCTTTGACCCAGGTTTACCTCCAAATACAAACTTCAGTTGCTTTTCCATTAATCCATTAATATACGTTATGAACTTACTTTTGGTTGACAAATTCAGTCGTCACAGTGGATGATGTTGACATCACGTTTTTCCCAGCTGCTTCAACAGCATCACAAATTTTATCTGTTCACAAGGAAATAGTACTACAAATTAATAGGAGAGATCTGAATACTGCTTGAAATTGGCCACATGGAAGTCACATATCTACCAATCAGAAGCATTGCATTTGCTCCCCAACTACCCAAAATTTGATGCCACAAAAGTTGCTAGTTTAATAAGATAATCAGCAAATCTAACCCACATAGGAATGGCATGAAATGGCATGAAATTTGTTCACCATGGAGTGATAACAGAGTCATAAAGTAGCTCGCCAACAAGGAAACTCAAAACAAATTCTATCATTCAAAGGCAACAGGGACTTAATTCATCAGCATATAAAGAAGCTCAATCACCTATATGGTATCTGAGAGGCCTCTAAAAATCGTAATGTGGTTCTGGGAGTACAAACTCGTTAGTAACCCAACCAACCCAACAAATTATCAACTTCACTGTTCAATGCAAACACACAAACACAAAGATATACGAACACAAAAGTTTCTGTCATATTCCTCTAGGTATGGTCTAAACAAGCACATTTAATCACCCACATAAACAAAACAGATATAGCATTGACCCTACAATGAACAAATGGTTAAAAAGTTAGCTCATAAGATATTTGACTTAAACGAAATGCAAATTTCATGAATGGATAAGACAATACAAATTAGGGTGCAAAGGGATAGGAACCCCAACGCATTTGGATATCTCAAGCCTAAGTGGTATGGTTAATTGGAGTCTGCACCTATAGGTAACAGCCTATGGAGCCTGAGATCAAATTATTCTATACCATCCAGTGCATTCAATTCCACCTGAAGACAAGAAATCATAAAAACAGGATACAGATATCCTTAAGCTTGTATCAACCTACCGCACACCTAGAAACACCAACCTAGCAATCTACTTTCCATTTTCTCGACATCAGTTACTACAAAGGAGCAGTAGTGCTTTTGGGACGTATAAATCTAACACAGCCGTAGAAGAACCTAAAATGCAATCCAGCTGCCATCTTTATTAATTAAACTCCATGCATAAGCACACAAATCAAATATTCATTATACTTTAGTAAATTGCACAAGGATGAATGGCATTCTAAAAGATGCAGCTGCGCATAGAAAATAAGGTGAAGACAGGAGAATGACATACCAAATCCATCCAGGGTAGCAATAACCATTTCTCCGGGTAGGAGCTTAAAAATTTTCTTTCCCAATTTTGAGTTTGCAACTGAGCTCGAGAAATATCCAGAAACTTTCACAGCCCCGGACAGAAGCCCTTTAGCTACTTTGTGTGTCACTGTTGTCACCTTCTTAACCCTGTACGTATAGTTAAACAAAATTATCAAGCAGTGTTTGCTACAGAATTAGACCTAAAAGCCAAAGAAAAAGAACTAACTTGTACCATTATTATCCATGCTACTCGGGTTAAATCACAAGAAAACTCATGAAGTAAAATTCTTCTGAACAAAGTTGTATTTCAGTTCCATTTCCATTAGAAAATTCCATTGCTTTCAAGCATAGAACTTGAAAGAGAAAACGCGCAAAGGGTCATCACTCATCACCTAGTTTTATACAAATGGTACGAAAGAATTTCCACTTTTGTCTTCCCGTCTTAAGGAACAGAACACAGCAGTTTCAACTTTCTATCAACACTAATGTCATTGTTGTGCTCTGTTTCCTAAACACACACATAATGCAAATGTAATTATATACCAAATTTATCAATAACCTTTATCTTGCTACCATATTggcagcatatatatatactacccATGCAATTGAAGCCTTGTGATTATCCCAAATGCAGACAAGCTAATTGTTTCTAAATTCAATTGATATTATTACCTCATTAGCTATAGCATTTCATAAGAATGAAAAAGAAACCGAATGCCACCCGGGCCCGTGGTATAGTGGCAAAGGACTTCCGTTGAAATAAATGAAGTCCCGGTTGATAGGTTCGATCTCTAGACACCCTCTATCCATCCCATTAtccaaaacaaaaggaaaaaaaaaaagaaaagaaaagaaaaaaagaaatgaaaacataaaaaagTAACATCATAAATCAAAGCCAACAGTTTCCTAACCTCTGTATCCTCTTCAATGTCTCCGGACTAATCTCAGCATCCTTCTCGGCCGGAGTCATTCTGGTCTTCAATACCTCATTCCCTCTATTCAGTCTATCTATTGTCACATCCCCACACCACAATATCCCCTTGATCAACTGCCCTGATCCAGCCGCAATCATCTTAGCAGCTTTCCCACTATATTCCTCCACATTAGGCGCCAGCGTGGTCCAATATGCCGCGCATTTCCCCTCCATCGCTTCTTTCTTGCTTCCGGAATTCAAATCCTCCGGCGATGTATTCTTCGCGGCAGACACCGCTCCATCTAAAACCTCCTCCCCTTTTTCATTTACTTTCTGCACCGTAAAACAACAATAACATTGCAATATAACATCGAACTGCGACAACAAATCTTCCTGTCCTTTCGAAGCTATCGTCAAACCGTAACTAAGCAAATCAGAGCCGTCGTCATCGGATTTCTTAACCTTCCTATCACCGTCCTCAATTGAATCCGCTTCCTTAGGAAACTGAAGCGAGAAGAAATAATGAGAATCATCAAGTTTAACTGACGTTCCCTGTTTCGTTATCGGCCATTGGATTTCATCAGCCACGCGCGCGAGTACAGCTACGATTTCGTTATCCTGCCAGAGACGGATCACGCTGAACTCGCCGCAAGCAAGCTCGACGCTGTACGATTTGTCGATCAAATGCACGATGGCGCCAGGGATTTTGATTAAAACTTCCTCCACAGCTTCAGGTGGAGCCGTTGGCGCTAAAGGAGGAGAAGGATCTGAGTAACCGTTATGGCCGCTAACGGAATATTCAAAAGACGGTGCCGTTGGCGCAAAAGACGGATCTGAGTAACCGTTATGGTGACTGACGGAATATTGAAAAGACTCAGCCGTTGGTGCAAAAGACGGAGCTGAGTGGTCGTTACGGTGTCTAACGGAATATTGAGGATAGTCCGGGAAAAGGTTATCGACGAAATCATGCTTGTCGATGGTAGGGTAAAGATTattggaagaagaagaaggagagtATTGAGGGATACCGGGGTTTGTTTGGATCACTTCCGGGTAAAGGGAGCTTCTCCGGGTCGGGTATTGAGAATCCATTTTCCTTTCTGTTTGGGAAGAGGGAAGATGAGAGGGAATTTTTGGGAGGGAAtaaatgaagaagaaataaatatatatataggataATTAGACACGTGGCGATCATTGATTGGTAATTTTGACAGTTAAATTGTGTCCTATATCCCGCGCAAGTATACGAATACTAAGATTAGATTTACTTTCGGtctaattatggttttagtcccTCTATAATGCTTGTGTTTTCATAAAGCATTGGAAGTTTTCACcacattgaaaaataaaattttcaaaatttaaacgtGTTTcgtatttgttttaaatgttgaataagataaatagattaaaatttaaaattattatattcaaCTTTTATccaaattattttcaatatttataaattcaaattatacGATTATCAAATGATATAATTATATTCTATCAAATGATATAATAGTGAAAAGGTAAGATCAACAAAAATGCTAGAGGGCACCTACTCTCCAATCAATCACATGTAAGAGACAATTTGATGCcccctaaaatggtaaatttatgctttgacattttaaaatttataaaattttagttaatatattGTAAAATCGTACTATGTTcccaaaacaataatttttatttttatttttttaaaaaaattataaagatataagctattaaaatggaGAAAGTACATTTTAACTCTCGTAAAATTATACGGTTTAATTTCATCTCctgcccaaaatttttttttctaacttcaCCCTAGCACAAACCACAATCTCTAAAGATGCTTATATCAATACATCTACATGCTtccttttataattttgattGCAACCGTTTTCAACAATCTTTTCATTTTACAGGAGACTCAAAGGCTTGAAGCTCAAGACACAACATTTAACtaattcttatttttaaaatttaaaaataaaaaatattattgtcgattgagtcttaactcgattggtatcgAAATTGTTGATAATGTAGGAGGATGTGGTTTCGAGTGCGTTTAAACGCATTACCCTCCTATTTAAGGGTCGGGGAGGGATTATAGGTAAGTCTaaacattatatcaaaaagagCAAATACGAtgagaacctataatgagattaatgtaaATTTATTGAAAACTTTTATTTGAAAGTGATCTATGCATATatgcttattaaaatttcaataagaaAGTACGGATTTCCATAGGACCAAGCTCCACAATGAGAGTTGAAGTAGTAACAGGGCCTCCTCTAATAGGAGAAGAAGGTTGTTTTCCATTGTCACCTTCTACTTTCCATGATAATTTCTTCATCTCTGATTTCACTTGATTTGTTGTTAAGCTCATTTCTTGTACTTCCTTTATctgaaaaagtaaataaataaacccAATATAAAGCTCAAACTATGTTAGTTCAAAAATGGTTATACAGAGAGGAGTGAAGTCCGACGTCaaaaatgaattataaattattagaAGTGAAAATTGCAGTTTTAtcgttattttaatttgaatttcatAAAATTTGAAGGGATTGAACGGCAGTTTTACTATTTTGGGGGGGCCAAGGCACCTGCTTACTTTTGTTTATACATTCAACGGTGGagccaaaattttttttgaggggttggtattaaattgtatatttttacgatagtaaaaatacaatttcattattttaatagtctatatatttatattttttaaaaggttaaatcaaatttttatcatttttgggatacaaagtgtaatttttctattactaatttaaaattttataaattataaagggcttaaattaaaattttaccattttaagggGCCGCCATTAATACACTCCTATACGGGCAGAGGCCCTCCCAATATGGTAAATTTGCTccttttaactcttttaaaatttattaaattacaaataaatataatggtaaaattatactttaccCCCTCAAAAggttattatttaattttggcttctttaattaatattttaacttcgcCTTGGTGTGTGTGTGAgagagaaaattttcaaaaagttctAGTAAGGACCGAGTCCTCAaagtattaatattatataaataaagtcTTTTTGTCAATCTAACCAACTTAGATGTTAAATATTAACTCAAATTTGACGTCGAGCATATTTAAAACACATGGAATTAATTGTAAATACATGCATTTACTGCATAGACAACTTAGATATAACATGTTAAAAAGAAATCGCTCCTAAATTTTATTGGCACTTATCTGTTGTCTTTTTAACACATCAAATCTTAGCTGTACATGCGGTAGGTACACATgtatttacaatttgatccacatGCTTTAAATATACTCAGCGTTAAATTTGAACTAACATTTAATGTCCAAGTTGATGGTTATATTGACAAAATGACTTATTAATACGATAATGATACTTCAAgagcttaattaaaatattttaaagtttaaaagtcAAATCATAGTACGTggatatatgatataattaaccCTATGAGTATATGTACATGTGTGTGTGTATGAAGCTTTACATACCGTTCTTCCATTGAACATCTTCTTTAGCTCAACTTTTGCTAGATGTGAATATGTAGAATCTTCACCCTCCTAATAAAAAACATTCACAATAATCACAAGAAATAGCCATATCGTCAATATGTTTCTTGTAATTTCACATTTTCTTTAGTAAAAACCCGATTTAAAATATGTTTGGGTGAAGAATTTTAGAAAACCGGATCGAGATATTCGAGTTACTTACTTCGTACAAATGTGCTAAACGAAGGAGTGCAGTTCCATCACTCAATTCCTgcaaaaaaacagaaaagaaaaagaaaagaagcagCTATTTTTAGAGGAAAGAAAGAGAGCGGTTTTCAGTAGAAAATTACATTGTTAAAAAAGGGGTGAAAGTGTCTGATAGGTCCCTCTATTGTTGagattttgtcaatttagtccttatactaatAAATgtgtcaatttaatccttatactattaaaagaaattcaaaaaggCCAAAATTTGATAAAGTTAACATTTActgtttaaaattataatttattatttaactgagttaatatttttaaagtttttatattcTACCAATGAAATCATTTGTCTGGAgttgaattgcaaatgaaaaaaaaaattctaatttgattcttttttttattagtacaaagactaaattgatccatttaattaATGTTGTAAAAATCGGACCGATGATCAAACCGATTAGATCATTGGTTCCTGATTCAATTGTTATAAactaaaaaattccaaaaatttctaaagaaataaaaaaatatttaaataaataataatgtaaatataagcattcattttataaattatagtaataaaattaaatatttaaactagctTAAATTTGGTCAAATGgctttttaattgggctttttaCCCTGTTCAATCGGTTCCGCATCGGCTCACTCTTCCTTTAGTTTTATAGTACCAATTGAACCACCGATTCCTGGTTCAACTGGTTGATCTAATTCAATTCTAACAACCgtgcatttaataataaaagaactaatttaattatatctcTGTAATAGAGAGACCTGTCACATACTTTCACCTTAAAAAACGGGTTCGAAAAACTGTCACCTGAAGAGTTATTAAAGCAACATTGAGTGGCAAAGTATAGCCTGGATCCATGGCAGTTGCTTTTGTCAAATGGGATGATTTCCAGGTCTCCATGTTCTAAATGATCAATCATTTGTATACACAGTTATGGTTTTTCCTAGACATGTATTTGTGACACATTCAAGTTACAATGTTACCTCATATGTGAAGGCTAAAAGGACCGGCGAGTAAACTTCTTGACCAGTCGTACGACGCCAACGCGCGCCTTCCCCTTTCCGGTCGATACTAACGTAGTAATTCCCTCGAATCTGAGCCAAAGACAGGATATCAAATCATTCAAGTATGGATTTTCATTAGAAACGATATGAACTAGCATTGCAATTACAGTTAAGAAGTGTACCGTAAGTCCCTCGCATGTGTTGCCTACACATACGCTTTCGTCAAGGGCTTCGCCTACCCCTCGGGAATCGTCGTAGAGCATCCGCCTAAAGCAAAGTGTGTTCAGCAGGTTCACATTGCCATACATGAATATGTGTTGGATACAAATATCGACTATGGGTATTTTAAGAAGCTAAATGTAAAGGAAACCTGTGAAGCATTAGTTCTATTTCTCCGTCTTTAATACTCGATCCTCCTGTGGCACGATCAACCAACACGGATAGTTCCGATTTCTTATCCACAGTGTAAATTCCGAGGTTAatctagaaaaaaattgtttcaaGACATCAATATGTACCATGAAAACCTATAAATACACATATAAAGCTATACGCTATGAACTCTTAAGGACGACGAGTTCTCAAACTCCTCAATGATGTGAAGAATTTTCGGGCTCGTAAACTAGAACCGAGAAAATTACCGGATAATAGTTCCCTGCTACAGGTTGAGTAACCGTTAAGTTCCAATCTTCTCTGAAATCTCGAACCTGAAATGGAACTGTGATGTTTTACATTTCGAGTTGGTACTATAGTAGCCATAAGACTAAATGCTTAAATTGGAGCTCAACCTTTTAGAGGTTGCTCACATAAGGATCAAAccattcaaaatatcatatagaGGCCTAACCTTCACAAAAGTGTTACAAGAAAACCAAACCTTTTAAAATGGTCAAATAAGGGTCAAACCTTTTTGAATATACTCAAATAAAGGCTAAACCTTTTCAAAAGTGCTCATAGAAAGGCTTCTCAAATATCCGTATAtcagattttaaattatgtttttattactttattttcttttcaagcaATATATATAAGGGCTTCTTAAATGTCTTATATCAGGTTtcgaattatgtttttattattttcttctattttcaagCAATACTTGATTCAACTATTATGTATTTTATTCTAAACACGTTAACATTCTCCTAATTTTACCATAAACTGACTTGAAGTGCGTGAAAATCCTTTAGTTGAACATTTTTGAAAATGTTAAGTCCTTATATGACAATTTTAAAAGGTTTGGCCCTTATGTGAGCAAGCACTAAAAGGTTGAACCCTAATTTGAGCATTTAGCCTAGCCATAATGCAAGTAGAAACATCAATATATAAGAACGGCACAACGTGTCCGAGATCAAAACCGAACCAACATCAAGAAACATTATGATTTGTTGATATCTATACTATGCTAACTTGACATTGAAGCTAACTCAACTTCATGTATCTTCAAAGAGAAGGAATGTTTCAGAAATTACCCTTTTTAGAAAGTCTCTGCCATTCGAATCAGTATAAAACTCTTTGTTCGTAACCATATTTGCTGTCAGCTGAGTAATAATCTCTTTTCCGACACCATCATCTAAGGGGATCGGACCAATCTTCAAACACACACACATACGTTCACCAGAGCCATTGATAACACAGTTTGAGGAAAAAAGAGAACATATAGGTAATAAGATTCAACTTCGTTTTAGATTTGCCTTACGGTGAATTCGATTTCAGCATGCTCTTTGTCTTTGTAAAGCCTGGTGACCTGGTAGATCCATTCATTAAATTGTTGGTAAACCTCGTCCACTAGAGGTCCACGAGTGACATTCAATGGCACCTGCAGgggaacaaggttttgatgagAGGCTTGTTATATGCTCAAAAGATGACAATGTTCAACTAGAGACTTACCGATCGTGAAACAACAGTTGGAGATTCTCCGTCAGGCCGGAATATGTATGCACCGGAAGCCTGTAACATTTAAGCAGGCTCTTACAAGTTACGACCTCGTTGTGAACACTTATATATGAAATCCAAGTGCTGTGATTGCTTACCTGAAAATCAGAACCACCCGAACTCGAACCATACCATAGGTAACTCTGCTGTAGTGGTACATCTACCTGGCGAAATTGGAAAACAAAGATTAAAACATACCCAAAACCGGGACTTACATGATCATTGTTTGGAAATTACAAACAACTTACTCCAGTTCGAGAATTATACATCCGTTGGAGTTGGCCGGAACTTGTAGAAAAAGACATCTTGAGATTTCCCTGTCCAATTTCAATTGTCCCTTCTTGTGGCATTGCCGAGACCATTCCAACCGTGCCTCGTCCTACACCGTAAAAAGATCAAACATATCAAATACAAATTTTCCTTTTCGTATATAAGCTTCGAGACTTCAACAAGGGTCCAGTACCTTTTTTGGTTCCTTTAGAAATGAAGTAAGTATTCCAGCCGAGTGCAGGTATAGATACTTGAAAAAGAAGCCAGTACTTCGGAACCGAATCCGACGGCAGTCCCAAGTAAGCCTTTGTGTAGAACTCCCTTACATTTATTGTAACATTATCCAAAGCTATAAATTGTGTATCAATGTTATTACCAGAGGAATCTTGGACAACAAGATTCGTGTCGTTAACCTGTAAATGGTTTGAGACAGGACCTAAAAGTTACACCATATACTAAATCAACAAAAACCCAAAAGATATCAAATGTTAGCTAGCTCACTGGTATTCTAACGATATCGGTACGGTTCCATGCAAGAGAATTATATACCACCACCACCTGAAAGTGACCATTTCCGAATGGTgaacgaaaaaaaaaaaagaatttgtaacGGAAACGAAAAATACACGAAAATTACCAAGCTTTTCCCTTGTGGAATGTCCTGTTCTGTTGGTGGACAGTAACTGATGTTGACCAATTGGCACTGTTATAAATGGTGTCAGACCAACAAGGATATGCACAATATAAGGAGACATTAACAGCTCTTAATGGCTTACTTGGCTAAATATATTTCCCGATTCTTCGCATTTATCTCCGGAATTGTTCTTAGTTAAGCACGAGAGAGCAGAAGATACAACAGTTTCGGCCTGCGGATGCAACAAATTGTTCGATTTTCAATGATAAAACCCGGAAATCTCCTAAAACGGGTTGAAGTATAGAGGAAGTTGGTTGTCAACCTCAGTTACTCCTATTGCAAGGCGTTTCGAGTAGTCATTAGTTGTGTGTTGTTTAGCAGTACCGGTGATGGCATCATGGTGTTGTGCAATACCTAAAGCATCTCCCAAACTAAAAGTATTGGAACCATTGGATCTCCTTCCTACCGAGAATTCGAGTTGTCTCGCTGCCTGTTCGAAGAATACAGAAATATCAGTTCGATTTTACCATTAACTACAGGTTGTTCGGTTTTTCATCTCGTTAGTTTGATGACATTACCAAATAATATCCACTAAGCTTCCGAACAAATCGTTTAAAGGCCGG includes:
- the LOC107909461 gene encoding alpha-mannosidase → MHKTGLLLLPVITMRKHEIFTVYVVLAVVVVVCFNAGTVYAKYDTGARIVPGKLNVHLVPHSHDDVGWLKTVDQYYVGSNNSIQGACVQNVLDSVVDALLRDPNRKFVFAEMAFFQRWWTEQSSEIQEQVKELVDAGRLEFVNGGWCMHDEAATHYIDMIDQTTLGHRAIKEQFNNVPRAGWQIDPFGHSAVQSYLLGAEVGFDSMHFARIDYQDRAQRKNKKSLEVIWQGSNTFGSSSQIFANAFPIHYSPPTGFHFEVDDDSAPVQDNPLLFDYNVEQRVNDFINAAMIQANVTRTNHIMWTMGDDFQYQYAETWFRQMDKFIHYVNKDGRVNALYSTPSIYTDAKNAANETWPLKTNDYFPYADSQNAYWTGYFTSRPAFKRFVRKLSGYYLAARQLEFSVGRRSNGSNTFSLGDALGIAQHHDAITGTAKQHTTNDYSKRLAIGVTEAETVVSSALSCLTKNNSGDKCEESGNIFSQCQLVNISYCPPTEQDIPQGKSLVVVVYNSLAWNRTDIVRIPVNDTNLVVQDSSGNNIDTQFIALDNVTINVREFYTKAYLGLPSDSVPKYWLLFQVSIPALGWNTYFISKGTKKGRGTVGMVSAMPQEGTIEIGQGNLKMSFSTSSGQLQRMYNSRTGVDVPLQQSYLWYGSSSGGSDFQASGAYIFRPDGESPTVVSRSVPLNVTRGPLVDEVYQQFNEWIYQVTRLYKDKEHAEIEFTIGPIPLDDGVGKEIITQLTANMVTNKEFYTDSNGRDFLKRVRDFREDWNLTVTQPVAGNYYPINLGIYTVDKKSELSVLVDRATGGSSIKDGEIELMLHRRMLYDDSRGVGEALDESVCVGNTCEGLTIRGNYYVSIDRKGEGARWRRTTGQEVYSPVLLAFTYENMETWKSSHLTKATAMDPGYTLPLNVALITLQELSDGTALLRLAHLYEEGEDSTYSHLAKVELKKMFNGRTIKEVQEMSLTTNQVKSEMKKLSWKVEGDNGKQPSSPIRGGPVTTSTLIVELGPMEIRTFLLKF
- the LOC107909463 gene encoding protein EARLY-RESPONSIVE TO DEHYDRATION 7, chloroplastic, which encodes MDSQYPTRRSSLYPEVIQTNPGIPQYSPSSSSNNLYPTIDKHDFVDNLFPDYPQYSVRHRNDHSAPSFAPTAESFQYSVSHHNGYSDPSFAPTAPSFEYSVSGHNGYSDPSPPLAPTAPPEAVEEVLIKIPGAIVHLIDKSYSVELACGEFSVIRLWQDNEIVAVLARVADEIQWPITKQGTSVKLDDSHYFFSLQFPKEADSIEDGDRKVKKSDDDGSDLLSYGLTIASKGQEDLLSQFDVILQCYCCFTVQKVNEKGEEVLDGAVSAAKNTSPEDLNSGSKKEAMEGKCAAYWTTLAPNVEEYSGKAAKMIAAGSGQLIKGILWCGDVTIDRLNRGNEVLKTRMTPAEKDAEISPETLKRIQRVKKVTTVTHKVAKGLLSGAVKVSGYFSSSVANSKLGKKIFKLLPGEMVIATLDGFDKICDAVEAAGKNVMSTSSTVTTEFVNQKYGEKAAEAASEGLDAAGHAVGTAWAAFKIRKALNPKNSFKATVLAKAAAKATVEEAKAKGKK